From a region of the Roseivirga sp. 4D4 genome:
- a CDS encoding PadR family transcriptional regulator yields the protein MRQAIGEFEEIVLLVVAAQHDQAYGLSVTEAIEEQLKRSVKLSSVHTSLYRLEEKGLVESRIGDTSTLRGGRKKRHFTITTLGKRALVETQEARKILWNQIPNNVLDIPKG from the coding sequence ATGAGACAGGCTATTGGAGAATTTGAGGAGATCGTCCTACTGGTGGTAGCGGCTCAGCATGACCAGGCTTATGGGCTATCGGTTACGGAAGCCATCGAGGAGCAGTTAAAGCGATCGGTCAAATTGAGCAGTGTACATACTTCTTTGTATCGCCTCGAAGAGAAAGGGCTTGTGGAGTCGAGGATAGGGGATACATCCACTTTAAGAGGAGGCAGAAAGAAGCGCCACTTTACCATTACCACTTTGGGCAAGCGGGCCCTAGTCGAAACTCAGGAAGCCCGAAAGATACTGTGGAACCAGATTCCAAATAACGTATTAGACATTCCAAAAGGTTGA
- a CDS encoding TonB-dependent receptor plug domain-containing protein, protein MLKSLRSTCFVWTCCLLLGAGQWGVAQSRASIIEVFKSLEQKHKVVFSYNPRLIQALQLRFDNTSESLEASLERISDGLPLSFERVGSNGILVIPIRSNLEFSARDIDDQRPIDLIYVSLNNESPTYLLPQEGRYTVQNTFITDSITINTSFYHPVATTVGDLKSKGGVVEMKAETTDLGDVTILSYITTGVNSVLGDHRIEVDMTDLSLIAGETDGDVYQVLQAIPGIRSPNGKPGSLNLRGGPFDQNLTLFDNIPIYHTGHFFGTFSPYNPGIVDKISIYRSGLPASWGGRVGGVIDIKTQQHVPDSASIGLMTNTVTSGLELRLPIVKDKLGLILSGRANVFGNMPPKLEAYYDLNFQGSRISDIALNGPIELRNLNIGFSDINGKLIYKPGQRHHLSLSFLNIGNDFSYDLFSPNQNRLETETSELDNWGLTLEWQGQLSDAVNLRTRYTSSQFRLEEQRTEPRNNGNGVNREFVKNGIDDQRLDVALNVELDQKTDLNAGYEFSNHDITFDDTIDGDNPQVVDRRSGNGDINALYLSLKHQFSDKLIVDAGIRSNHFSVGDQSFFAPKLFVTYLVSKSLFFKGSATGSYQYVRQNFANDFDDFRIQNQFWLLVDENIPVLRGKQYMMGALLDHGSWLFDIELYDKDVKNVIRPGTGQVPIITGDLNVKGIDFLAKKRWRGFESWLSYSLSHAEETFRVEQQQGPRRLVTRDAFYDQRHVLNLKFLAPVGRWNLAASWSLMSGVPVYEADRDEVLDNNGNQYDIEYTGNFPAQHQLDLSASYRFSKPNAPWRGILGFSILNVYDRQNIINAFQENVNINNTIRYGLGFSPNIQLKVTF, encoded by the coding sequence ATGCTCAAAAGCCTTAGGTCGACTTGTTTTGTATGGACATGCTGTTTGCTATTGGGGGCTGGACAATGGGGTGTAGCCCAATCCCGAGCATCGATCATTGAGGTTTTCAAAAGCCTGGAACAGAAACACAAGGTTGTTTTTTCCTACAATCCAAGGCTGATACAAGCACTTCAATTGCGCTTTGATAATACGAGTGAGTCTTTAGAGGCATCCTTGGAAAGAATCAGTGATGGACTTCCTTTAAGTTTCGAACGGGTCGGGTCGAATGGTATTCTGGTGATCCCCATTCGTTCAAACCTTGAATTCAGCGCACGAGATATCGATGATCAACGGCCGATCGATTTGATCTACGTGTCGCTCAACAATGAATCGCCTACCTATTTACTTCCTCAGGAAGGTCGCTATACGGTTCAAAACACCTTTATAACGGACTCTATTACCATCAATACCTCTTTCTACCACCCGGTGGCAACTACTGTTGGGGACTTAAAGTCCAAAGGCGGTGTGGTGGAAATGAAGGCCGAAACCACCGATTTGGGGGATGTTACCATCCTGTCTTATATCACCACAGGAGTTAATTCCGTCTTGGGAGATCATCGCATCGAAGTCGATATGACGGACCTCAGCCTGATCGCGGGAGAAACGGATGGAGATGTTTATCAGGTGCTGCAGGCTATCCCCGGCATTCGATCACCCAATGGCAAGCCCGGTAGTCTTAATCTAAGGGGAGGACCTTTCGACCAAAACCTGACCCTTTTCGATAATATCCCCATTTACCATACAGGACATTTCTTCGGGACCTTTTCGCCCTATAACCCGGGGATCGTAGATAAGATCAGCATTTACAGAAGTGGATTGCCTGCTTCCTGGGGCGGTCGTGTAGGAGGGGTGATCGATATCAAAACCCAGCAACATGTGCCTGATTCGGCAAGTATTGGCCTGATGACCAATACGGTGACTTCAGGCTTGGAATTGAGGCTGCCCATCGTGAAAGATAAGTTAGGGCTTATCCTGTCGGGAAGAGCGAATGTATTCGGCAATATGCCTCCAAAACTGGAAGCTTATTATGACCTGAACTTTCAAGGAAGCAGAATTTCAGATATTGCGCTGAATGGGCCTATAGAGCTCCGAAACCTGAATATTGGCTTTAGTGATATCAATGGTAAGCTCATTTATAAACCTGGCCAGCGACATCATTTAAGCTTGAGTTTCCTCAATATCGGCAATGACTTTTCCTATGACCTGTTCTCGCCCAACCAGAACCGATTGGAAACGGAAACGTCCGAGCTAGACAACTGGGGGCTGACCCTGGAGTGGCAGGGGCAACTCTCTGATGCCGTCAATTTGAGAACACGATATACTTCTTCGCAATTCAGATTGGAGGAGCAACGTACCGAACCCAGGAACAATGGCAATGGTGTAAACAGGGAGTTTGTCAAAAATGGAATTGACGATCAAAGGTTAGATGTAGCACTCAATGTAGAGCTCGATCAAAAGACAGATTTGAATGCGGGATATGAGTTCTCGAACCATGATATCACTTTCGATGATACGATCGATGGAGACAACCCTCAGGTGGTCGATAGACGAAGTGGTAATGGTGATATCAACGCCTTATACCTCAGTTTAAAACATCAGTTTAGCGATAAGCTGATCGTGGATGCGGGTATCCGATCCAATCATTTTTCGGTGGGTGATCAGTCGTTTTTTGCACCTAAACTATTTGTTACTTATTTGGTGTCTAAGTCATTGTTCTTCAAGGGTTCAGCGACAGGTTCTTATCAATATGTGAGGCAGAATTTCGCCAATGACTTCGATGACTTTAGGATTCAGAATCAGTTCTGGTTATTGGTCGATGAGAACATTCCAGTGCTAAGGGGGAAGCAATATATGATGGGTGCCTTGCTCGATCATGGTAGCTGGCTTTTCGATATCGAACTGTACGACAAGGACGTCAAAAATGTGATTCGACCTGGTACCGGTCAGGTCCCCATTATTACAGGAGATCTCAATGTGAAAGGCATCGATTTTCTGGCGAAGAAACGATGGAGAGGTTTCGAGTCCTGGCTAAGCTATTCTTTGAGTCATGCAGAAGAAACCTTTAGAGTCGAGCAGCAGCAGGGACCCAGAAGATTGGTCACCAGAGATGCCTTCTATGACCAGCGCCATGTACTCAATCTGAAGTTCCTTGCACCTGTGGGTCGATGGAATTTGGCGGCATCGTGGAGCCTGATGTCGGGTGTGCCGGTCTATGAGGCCGACAGGGATGAGGTGCTGGACAATAATGGTAACCAATACGATATTGAGTATACGGGCAATTTTCCAGCGCAGCATCAATTGGATTTGTCTGCCTCTTATAGATTTTCTAAGCCTAATGCACCGTGGAGAGGCATTTTGGGCTTTTCCATATTGAATGTTTATGATCGGCAAAACATCATCAATGCCTTTCAGGAGAATGTCAATATCAATAATACCATTCGCTACGGCCTGGGCTTTTCTCCCAATATCCAGTTGAAAGTAACCTTCTAG
- a CDS encoding FecR family protein, producing MSAELENKEIIARWLSGDLSEEEKATLAQRDDLGDLKAVLDDVSTWSLPPVDTEASLQRLRAKTAAPKPETKVISFRPFLRVAAAIALLATVWFVYDANTNSGLVDLNTGLAETIEHELPNGSIITLGAVSSASYDKGAWEDERLIDLEGQAFFDVESGAKFTVNTAYGDVTVLGTEFDVQTINGALKVNCFEGSVAVISSDRQEILKPGEGILFENGTFERVSFNNRTPNWTGALSIYELTDLDDVVNDLKRYYQVEINLPDDLADESYSGSFSHNNLEEALRSIFTPLEIAYTLGADGTVVFE from the coding sequence GTGAGCGCAGAACTCGAAAATAAAGAAATTATTGCCCGCTGGCTTAGCGGAGACCTCTCCGAAGAGGAGAAGGCTACTCTCGCACAAAGAGATGATCTGGGTGATCTCAAAGCGGTGCTGGATGATGTTAGCACCTGGTCACTGCCTCCGGTGGATACCGAAGCAAGTCTCCAAAGACTTCGAGCAAAAACCGCTGCGCCTAAACCCGAAACCAAGGTCATCAGCTTTAGACCTTTCCTCAGAGTTGCTGCGGCCATTGCCTTATTGGCTACCGTTTGGTTTGTCTATGACGCTAACACCAATAGTGGTTTGGTAGACCTCAATACTGGCTTGGCAGAAACTATTGAGCACGAATTGCCTAATGGCTCTATCATTACTTTGGGTGCCGTTTCCAGTGCCAGCTATGATAAAGGTGCCTGGGAAGATGAAAGACTGATTGATCTGGAAGGTCAGGCCTTCTTTGACGTAGAGTCTGGGGCTAAGTTTACCGTGAATACGGCCTATGGCGATGTCACCGTGCTGGGTACCGAGTTCGATGTGCAAACGATCAATGGTGCCCTGAAAGTCAATTGCTTCGAGGGAAGTGTTGCGGTGATCTCAAGCGATCGGCAAGAAATACTGAAACCGGGTGAGGGAATTTTGTTCGAAAACGGAACCTTTGAAAGGGTTTCCTTCAATAACAGAACACCCAACTGGACGGGGGCTTTGAGTATTTATGAATTAACAGACCTCGATGATGTCGTCAATGACCTCAAGAGATACTATCAGGTGGAGATCAATCTGCCGGACGACCTTGCCGATGAAAGCTATTCGGGTAGCTTCTCGCATAACAACCTGGAGGAAGCCTTACGCTCCATATTCACTCCTTTAGAGATCGCATATACCCTTGGTGCTGACGGAACAGTTGTTTTTGAATAA
- a CDS encoding RNA polymerase sigma factor: MQESVCQEEVYNSLYRKHFTGLRNYVYYKCGDLDQAEDIAQESFIRLWQKCADVLFEKVTGFVHTVANRLFLDQVRSKKVSLKFEKDQITQQNNEDPYHILRTEEFRQRIEEVISDLPEGQREVFLLNRIEKHTYKEIAEMLGVSQTAVEKRMAKALVKLKDRIEEFKNI; this comes from the coding sequence ATGCAGGAATCAGTCTGTCAAGAGGAGGTTTATAACAGCTTATACCGCAAGCATTTTACGGGTTTAAGGAACTACGTCTATTATAAATGTGGTGACTTAGACCAGGCGGAGGATATCGCGCAGGAGAGCTTTATCCGCCTTTGGCAAAAGTGTGCGGATGTACTTTTTGAAAAGGTGACGGGCTTTGTCCATACCGTGGCCAATCGCTTGTTTCTGGATCAGGTACGTTCCAAAAAGGTCTCTCTCAAATTCGAGAAGGATCAAATCACCCAGCAGAATAATGAAGACCCTTACCATATCCTGAGAACAGAAGAGTTCCGTCAGCGGATAGAGGAGGTGATCTCAGATTTGCCCGAAGGGCAGCGTGAGGTATTCTTACTGAATAGAATCGAGAAGCATACGTATAAGGAAATCGCTGAAATGCTGGGAGTGAGCCAGACGGCAGTGGAGAAACGCATGGCCAAGGCTTTGGTCAAACTAAAAGACAGAATAGAAGAATTTAAAAATATTTAA
- a CDS encoding SPFH domain-containing protein: MRKPLVILVTLILFSCAKKDEPVTHGFDMLFNALDKKANSFNIGIRSDLVYTESTEANFEKEYGSEYKDAFLIPIFKRIARTNLKNYSAGEIYNYQRPEIERKILDQTKLAFDSIDIEVTRFFITTIEIPDDLMKRLEQEHLERKGKN, translated from the coding sequence ATGAGAAAACCCTTAGTAATACTAGTTACTCTCATCCTCTTCTCATGTGCAAAGAAGGACGAACCTGTTACTCATGGTTTTGATATGTTGTTCAACGCACTCGATAAGAAGGCAAATTCGTTTAACATTGGCATCAGATCGGATCTCGTTTATACAGAGAGTACTGAAGCTAATTTTGAAAAAGAGTACGGCTCAGAGTATAAGGATGCCTTTCTCATCCCCATTTTCAAACGTATTGCACGGACGAACTTGAAAAACTACTCAGCAGGAGAAATTTACAACTACCAACGTCCTGAAATTGAGAGAAAAATCCTAGACCAAACAAAATTGGCGTTCGATTCAATTGACATTGAAGTGACAAGGTTTTTCATTACCACAATAGAAATACCCGATGATTTAATGAAGAGGCTCGAACAAGAGCACCTCGAAAGAAAGGGTAAAAACTAA